In the genome of Bacteroidota bacterium, one region contains:
- a CDS encoding tetratricopeptide repeat protein — protein MKQFTIIIFLICSTLAGFSQNEVKLIRKGNSQFKKGDFKEAEINYRKSLEINNNSFKGEFNLGDALYSQKNYDESAQVFDRIREKITDNGQKSEVYHNLGNSLLESDKYKESIEAYKHALRNNPNDMDTKYNLEYAKQKLKEEEEKKQDQQDNKDQDKNKDKDQPKEDQKQDQDQKDKQDQQDQKQDQKDENNQQPQSKQISKKDAERMLEALKDKEKKTLEKLKKEQAKNSKAIKIEKDW, from the coding sequence ATGAAACAATTTACTATCATAATCTTTTTAATATGTTCGACACTAGCAGGCTTTTCTCAAAATGAAGTCAAGCTCATTCGAAAGGGAAACAGTCAATTTAAAAAAGGCGATTTTAAAGAGGCAGAAATCAATTACAGAAAATCTTTGGAAATAAATAATAATTCCTTCAAAGGAGAGTTTAATTTGGGTGATGCACTTTATTCACAAAAAAATTACGATGAATCGGCCCAGGTATTTGACCGTATCAGAGAGAAGATAACTGATAATGGCCAAAAATCTGAAGTTTACCATAACCTTGGGAATTCGTTATTAGAATCGGACAAATACAAAGAAAGTATTGAGGCCTATAAACATGCATTAAGAAATAACCCGAATGACATGGACACCAAATATAATTTGGAATATGCCAAACAAAAACTAAAGGAGGAAGAAGAGAAGAAACAAGATCAGCAAGATAACAAGGACCAGGACAAGAATAAAGATAAGGATCAACCGAAAGAAGATCAAAAACAGGATCAGGATCAAAAAGACAAGCAGGACCAACAAGATCAGAAACAAGATCAAAAAGATGAAAATAATCAGCAACCTCAATCAAAACAGATCTCAAAAAAAGATGCAGAGCGTATGTTGGAAGCTTTGAAAGATAAGGAAAAGAAAACCTTAGAAAAGCTTAAAAAAGAACAGGCAAAAAATTCTAAGGCGATAAAAATTGAAAAGGATTGGTAG
- a CDS encoding VWA domain-containing protein, protein MIRFENITFLYAFLMIPIFIILYMMMSYWKRKAIARMGDVNLIAKLMPQRSASRPLIKFLFILFALGSLVIAIANPQIGSKVEKAERKGIDIMIALDVSNSMLAQDIKPNRLQASKQAISNLIDKLKGDRIGIIVFAGHAYTQLPITSDYAAAKMFLSSISPDIMPVQGTAIGEAVALAIKSFSENNHNKAIVIISDGENHEGDALDETKNAVEAGITVYTIGMGLPEGGPIPNYTNGEISGYKKDNEDNIITTRLNETMLQQIAAAGHGYYVRANNSQAGLDKIFEEIDKLEKSEFETQSFSDYEDRFQYFIVITLFLLVFEFIIVERKSKWADRIKLFE, encoded by the coding sequence ATGATCAGGTTTGAAAATATAACATTTTTATATGCATTTTTGATGATTCCGATATTTATCATTTTATACATGATGATGAGTTATTGGAAAAGAAAAGCCATTGCCCGCATGGGTGATGTAAATCTTATTGCAAAGCTGATGCCCCAGCGGTCGGCAAGCCGACCACTCATTAAATTTTTATTCATTTTATTCGCTTTAGGATCATTGGTGATTGCCATAGCCAATCCGCAAATTGGTTCCAAGGTTGAAAAAGCCGAACGTAAAGGGATTGATATCATGATTGCGCTGGATGTTTCAAACAGTATGTTGGCACAAGATATCAAACCAAATCGTTTACAGGCATCAAAGCAGGCCATTTCAAATTTAATCGACAAACTAAAAGGCGACCGAATTGGTATTATTGTGTTTGCCGGTCATGCGTACACGCAACTTCCAATTACATCCGACTATGCAGCAGCTAAAATGTTCCTTTCGTCAATAAGTCCTGATATTATGCCCGTTCAAGGTACAGCAATCGGTGAAGCCGTGGCACTGGCAATCAAATCATTTTCAGAAAATAATCATAATAAAGCCATTGTGATTATCTCGGATGGAGAAAATCATGAAGGAGATGCTTTGGACGAAACGAAAAATGCGGTGGAGGCAGGAATTACTGTTTACACCATTGGTATGGGATTACCTGAAGGAGGCCCGATTCCGAATTATACCAATGGTGAAATCTCCGGATACAAAAAAGACAATGAGGATAATATAATTACCACAAGGCTTAATGAAACAATGTTGCAACAAATTGCTGCAGCCGGACATGGTTATTATGTTCGGGCAAATAATTCACAAGCCGGACTTGATAAAATATTTGAAGAAATTGACAAGCTTGAAAAATCGGAATTTGAAACACAATCATTTTCGGATTACGAAGATCGCTTTCAATATTTTATCGTAATAACATTATTCTTATTAGTTTTTGAATTCATCATTGTTGAAAGAAAAAGCAAATGGGCAGATCGAATTAAACTATTTGAGTAA